A window of Phyllobacterium sp. T1293 contains these coding sequences:
- the ptsP gene encoding phosphoenolpyruvate--protein phosphotransferase, whose amino-acid sequence MERSTIVRVHDGLHARPATRFVKLAKSFESDIELVKDDRSVSAKSSVKLMLLGVKENEEITVRATGADAIEAVEALIGYLENPLAGTEEEGIAQSRKTDAGKTSSKSASNLPVDGKLRGVAASEGVAIGPVYGFFPAEIKQENRSLAANEIADEVLRLKQAIATVQKRMDASLAETSLADSDRGIVAALKDIANDDELTGGAIAVVEGGVDAVSAVIGAASKIASDFATMDDPYLNARGDDVNAVGRQICLALLGQEDANLDAVAAGSILVADDIGAWDLARAPLKRIAGVICGHGGATSHVAIIARAHGIPAVLGLGRSILDLKGAKTVALDGDNGEVFANPDVAAASHFQAEIAKADAEKRALTAYKDVTPKRADGTVIEIAANIGSLEEIDAAKDVGAMGIGLFRTELLFMRHLHLPSEDLQAETYSSLAKAFAPYPVIVRTLDIGGDKPIAGVEFPDEENPFLGWRGIRMCLDRPDVFKPQLRALLRATVHGNVKVMLPMISGVGEVQATRALIDECAKELTAEGKAFAHFDLGVMIETPAAVLVAPALAREVAFFSIGTNDLTQYIMAADRLNPVVAKLNDVTHPAVMAAIELTAKAGVEAGIMVGMCGEAAGRPDLIPRFIAMGLTELSMSPSSIQRAKKCVLDTFKTA is encoded by the coding sequence ATGGAACGCTCGACGATTGTGCGGGTGCATGATGGATTGCATGCGCGGCCAGCCACCCGGTTTGTCAAACTCGCCAAGAGTTTTGAATCGGATATCGAGCTGGTCAAGGATGACAGGTCAGTCAGCGCGAAGAGTTCGGTCAAGCTGATGCTGCTTGGCGTCAAGGAGAATGAGGAAATCACCGTTCGGGCAACGGGCGCTGATGCTATCGAGGCTGTTGAAGCATTGATTGGTTATCTGGAAAATCCACTGGCGGGAACGGAAGAAGAGGGCATAGCGCAGAGCCGCAAGACTGATGCCGGCAAAACCTCCAGCAAATCAGCAAGTAATCTTCCTGTTGATGGCAAGTTGCGCGGCGTTGCCGCAAGCGAAGGCGTGGCGATTGGCCCCGTCTATGGCTTCTTCCCGGCGGAGATCAAACAGGAAAACCGCTCGCTTGCGGCCAATGAGATCGCAGATGAGGTTCTGCGCCTCAAACAGGCTATCGCGACCGTACAGAAACGCATGGATGCTTCACTGGCGGAAACCAGTCTGGCGGATAGTGATCGCGGCATTGTTGCGGCGCTGAAGGACATCGCCAATGATGATGAACTGACCGGCGGTGCCATTGCCGTTGTCGAAGGCGGCGTTGACGCTGTTTCGGCGGTCATTGGGGCAGCGTCCAAGATCGCTTCGGATTTTGCCACCATGGACGATCCCTATCTCAATGCGCGCGGGGATGATGTGAATGCGGTCGGGCGGCAGATATGCCTTGCGCTGCTTGGACAGGAAGATGCCAATCTTGATGCGGTTGCGGCAGGTTCCATCCTCGTTGCCGATGATATCGGCGCATGGGATCTGGCGCGCGCGCCGCTGAAACGTATCGCCGGAGTGATCTGCGGCCATGGCGGCGCGACATCGCATGTCGCCATCATTGCGCGCGCCCACGGCATTCCTGCCGTGCTTGGCCTTGGCCGATCCATTCTTGATCTGAAGGGCGCCAAAACAGTCGCGCTCGATGGCGACAATGGCGAAGTCTTTGCCAATCCCGATGTGGCAGCCGCAAGCCATTTTCAGGCAGAAATTGCCAAGGCGGATGCGGAGAAACGGGCGCTGACAGCCTATAAGGATGTAACGCCAAAGCGTGCCGACGGCACGGTCATCGAAATTGCTGCCAATATTGGTTCGCTTGAGGAGATCGATGCGGCCAAGGACGTCGGTGCCATGGGTATCGGTTTGTTCCGCACCGAGCTTCTGTTCATGCGCCATCTTCATTTGCCTTCGGAAGATTTGCAGGCGGAAACCTATTCAAGCCTTGCCAAGGCCTTCGCACCCTATCCGGTGATTGTCCGGACACTGGATATTGGCGGTGACAAACCAATTGCCGGTGTCGAGTTTCCCGATGAGGAAAATCCGTTTCTTGGCTGGCGCGGCATCCGCATGTGCCTTGACCGCCCTGATGTCTTCAAGCCGCAATTGCGGGCACTTTTGCGCGCCACCGTACATGGCAATGTCAAGGTGATGCTGCCGATGATCTCGGGCGTTGGCGAAGTTCAGGCAACGCGGGCACTGATTGATGAATGCGCCAAAGAACTTACCGCCGAAGGCAAGGCATTTGCGCATTTCGATCTTGGCGTGATGATCGAGACACCCGCTGCGGTGCTGGTTGCACCCGCTCTTGCAAGGGAAGTCGCCTTCTTTTCCATCGGCACCAATGATCTGACGCAATATATCATGGCCGCCGACCGGCTTAACCCTGTTGTGGCCAAGCTGAATGACGTAACACACCCCGCCGTGATGGCTGCCATCGAGCTGACAGCCAAGGCCGGGGTCGAAGCGGGGATCATGGTTGGCATGTGCGGTGAAGCGGCCGGCCGGCCCGATCTGATACCCCGTTTCATTGCCATGGGGCTGACGGAACTCAGCATGAGCCCGTCATCCATCCAGCGCGCGAAGAAATGTGTTTTGGATACGTTTAAAACAGCTTAG
- a CDS encoding sugar-binding transcriptional regulator translates to MTDRRKRVNSATNSPKKAPVDIGQPDTKISRMRMRAAWMYYIEQMTQNEIAEVLGVGRVTIVRMLAEARARNEVKIGIQGYLSDLIALERQVEQQFGLEKVIIAPLSQADNDPIPAISAATGDYLSGVVCNGMRVGVGWGRTLLSTLSYLEARALEDFTVISLLGGISQPRRFNPAEFAWQFAQLFQGNGYLIPAPALVDSVETRTALIERCGLKSVFEMAEDLDLVLLSVGAIETASSTPYRIGFLNEEHQSSLAERGAVGDILFHFYDKQGRLVDHPIHDLVMSVGIETLQKVPVRVLTSGGKEKINALLGAMKLIRPTVFITDEESARQLLALAEKE, encoded by the coding sequence TTGACCGATCGACGCAAGCGAGTGAATAGCGCGACGAACAGTCCAAAGAAGGCCCCGGTTGACATCGGGCAGCCCGATACGAAGATCAGCCGCATGCGGATGCGCGCTGCGTGGATGTATTACATCGAGCAGATGACGCAGAACGAGATTGCCGAAGTGCTGGGCGTTGGCCGTGTGACCATTGTGCGTATGCTCGCTGAAGCCCGTGCCCGCAATGAGGTCAAGATTGGCATTCAAGGCTATCTGTCCGATCTGATCGCGCTGGAGCGGCAGGTTGAACAGCAATTTGGTCTTGAGAAGGTCATCATCGCTCCCTTGTCGCAGGCAGACAATGATCCGATTCCTGCTATCAGCGCCGCAACTGGCGACTACCTTTCCGGGGTGGTCTGCAACGGTATGCGTGTGGGCGTGGGTTGGGGACGTACCCTACTCAGCACACTCTCCTATCTGGAGGCGCGTGCGCTTGAGGATTTCACCGTCATTTCGCTGCTTGGCGGTATCAGCCAGCCGCGCCGGTTTAACCCTGCTGAATTTGCCTGGCAGTTTGCGCAGTTGTTTCAGGGTAACGGCTATCTCATTCCGGCACCGGCGCTGGTGGACAGTGTCGAAACCAGAACCGCGCTGATTGAACGCTGCGGCCTGAAGAGCGTGTTTGAGATGGCCGAGGATCTCGATCTCGTCCTGCTCAGTGTTGGTGCCATTGAAACGGCATCAAGCACGCCCTATCGCATCGGCTTCCTTAACGAAGAGCATCAGTCATCGCTCGCCGAACGTGGTGCCGTTGGCGATATACTGTTCCATTTCTATGACAAGCAGGGACGTCTTGTCGATCATCCGATCCATGATCTCGTCATGTCCGTCGGTATCGAAACCTTGCAGAAGGTGCCGGTGCGCGTGCTGACGTCAGGCGGCAAGGAAAAGATCAACGCCCTGCTTGGGGCGATGAAGCTGATCCGCCCGACGGTTTTCATCACCGACGAGGAAAGCGCCCGTCAATTGCTTGCTCTGGCAGAGAAAGAATAG